A stretch of DNA from Selenihalanaerobacter shriftii:
ATTAAGGATACTCAAGATAAATCGGAAGATGGATTACAAGCAGTAAAACAAGTAGAAGATAAGGTTAAAGATAGAAATGAATTAGTAAAAGAGACCGGTAAAGTTTTTGCTAAAATTAAAGAATCAATTGAAGAAACATCAGCCCATATTCAACAAACAGCGGCATCTACTCAAGGCTTAGCTGAAAACAGTGATGAGGTGATGAATGCTTCGCAGGATATTAATAATATGTCAGAGGAAGTAACAAAGTCATCTCAAGAATTAGCTAATATGGCACAAAAGTTACAAGGATTAATTGAAAAATTTAGGATTTAAATTTATTAGTGGCCAATATATCTTTTTGAAGATATATTGGCCATTTATATGTATAATTAAGAAAAATAGTATTATACTGTTGAAAAAATAGATTTAAAGGTAAAAAATAAAGGGATTAATCTAATGGTATCTAAATTTTATATATAGTAGATATTTTTAGGGTATTAAATAATAGTTTATGATTTAATAAAATAAATATAATGGAAGGATAGGTATCTTTATGCATGAAAAAGGTGGGGCCTTTACAAATAGCATTAAAATTAAATTAATTATCATATTTTTATTAGTTTCATTAATACCAGTAATTATTTTAGGATATTTAGTTATGGATAAGTTTAAAGAAGAACTAAAAAATAATTTTATTAAAGCTACTAGTAGAGAAATTAGACATGTAGATCGAAATATTAGTCTATATTTTAAAGCTGTTAAAGAAGATACTAGAATGTTAGCAACAAACCCTATTGTTAAAGAAGCAGATGAGAGTCTTACTACTTATATGAACAAGACTAAACCACAAGAGTTGCAGTTGACTCCATTAAAGAAAGGCGGGGTTGAAGCAGATATTTATGAAGTGTTTTCTCATTTTGCTAAAAATCATTCTAAAGTTTCAAGTGTGTATTTAGGAACTAAGTCTGGAGGCTATGTACAGTGGCCTGCTATTTCTCTTTCTACCAAGAATTATGATCCTAGGAAAAGACCTTTTTATAAGGGAGCAATGAAGGATAAGGATAAAGTAGCAATTACTGATCCATATTATTGGTCTGCTAATGATACGACTAATGTTAGTGTAGTAACAACTGTAAAAGATAATAATGGAAGAATTATAGGTGTCCAAGGAATTGATATTAGTTTAGATAGTCTAACAAGAATGATAGAGGATATTAAGATTGGGGAGACTGGATATGTAATTGTGACTAATAATC
This window harbors:
- a CDS encoding HAMP domain-containing protein, with the protein product MHEKGGAFTNSIKIKLIIIFLLVSLIPVIILGYLVMDKFKEELKNNFIKATSREIRHVDRNISLYFKAVKEDTRMLATNPIVKEADESLTTYMNKTKPQELQLTPLKKGGVEADIYEVFSHFAKNHSKVSSVYLGTKSGGYVQWPAISLSTKNYDPRKRPFYKGAMKDKDKVAITDPYYWSANDTTNVSVVTTVKDNNGRIIGVQGIDISLDSLTRMIEDIKIGETGYVIVTNNQGSILAHSQNAELNFKSIKSLGVNKLNNIESINQASFEAVMNGKNYFMNLRNSSQTNLKFIAVIEKKELTERVDNIYKIIFWIIFILTIIIIVISIFFSNKFTKPLIAATNFAREITDENLNVEPLKIERRDEIGELSGTLNDMKNKLHRQIHKLNLKNKALKYEKEKLQKYLDISDLMRIARLNARFF